A window of the Lepisosteus oculatus isolate fLepOcu1 chromosome 14, fLepOcu1.hap2, whole genome shotgun sequence genome harbors these coding sequences:
- the LOC138242855 gene encoding zona pellucida sperm-binding protein 3-like gives MYVRVSRLLFGFSCRPSEVTLGNCSVSRTTRSYFYFIYGLHECGTERSVVQGRLVYSNTLHYAPPSSSAPVHRFIPFSVPVKWSYNR, from the exons atgtacgtgagggtcagtcggctcctgttcggcttcagctgtcggccatcggaggtgaccttgggcaactgcagcgtcagccgaaccacacgcagttacttctacttcatctacgGGCTTCACGAGTGCGGCACTGAGCGATCG gttgtccagggccgcctggtgtactccaacactctccactatgccccgccctcctccagtgcacctgtgcatcgcttcattcccttctctgtgccGGTCAAGTGGtcctacaacaggtag